In Lentibacillus sp. JNUCC-1, the genomic window GACCTTGAAGAGCGTCTTGGCTATGACCATGTCTATACCCCTGTGTTGGGCAGCGTGGATTTGTATAAGACAAGTGGTCACTTAGAGCACTACCAGGATGATATGTTCCCAATCATGGAAATGGATAACGAAGACCTTGTCTTGCGTCCCATGAATTGCCCGCACCATATGATGGTCTATAAAAATCAGCTCTACAGCTATCGAAATCTCCCTGTTCGAATTGCTGAACTGGGTACCATGCATCGTCATGAGATGTCAGGAGCATTGGCAGGCCTGCAGCGAGTTCGGGCGATGACACTGAACGATGCCCACATTTTCGCACGCCCTGATCAGCTGAAAGAAGAATTTATCCGAGTGGTTAAGCTCGTTCAACATGTGTACAAAGATTTCGGGATTGACGATTACTATTTCCGTCTTTCTTACCGGGATCCGGAAGATAAAGAGAAATATATCGATAACGATGAGATGTGGGAAAAAGCACAAGCCATGCTCAAGGAAACAATGGATGATATGGATCTTGAATATGTTGAAGCAGACGGGGAAGCAGCTTTTTACGGGCCAAAACTGGATGTTCAAGTTAAAACAGCCCTTGGAAAAGACGAGACACTTTCCACAGTTCAGCTCGATTTCCATCTGCCAGAACGGTTTGATTTGACATATATTGGCGAAGACGGCAAACACCATCGTCCGGTCGTCATTCACCGCGGGGTTGTATCAACAATGGAGCGATTCGTCGCCTTCTTGATTGAAGAATACAAAGGCGCATTCCCAACATGGCTCGCCCCTGTTCAGACAAAAATTATCCCTGTATCACTTGATGCACATCTTAACTATGCAGAGGAAATGGCAGACAAGCTCCGTTATGAAGGCATTCGTGTGGAAGTGGATGAACGCGATGAAAAAATTGGCTACAAAATCCGCAGTGCTCAAACAGAGAAGATCCCATTCACCCTTGTTGTCGGCGATGCTGAAATCAAAGACGGAAGTGTCAATGTCAGACGATACGGTGAAAAAGATTCCGAATCCATGTCTTTTGATGCATTTAAGAGCATGATTGATGCTGTGATTATGAACAAAGAATTTACAAAACGGTAAGGTTCATTGAGCTACTTTCGCAAATG contains:
- the thrS gene encoding threonine--tRNA ligase, with the translated sequence MTDIQITFPDGNSKAFPSGTTGEDIAASISPGLKKQALAIKLDGVPVDLRRPLSEGGKIEILTYRDQEGIEIMRHSTAHLMAQAIRRLYKDVSFGVGPVIEEGFYYDFDMDYHVTPEDLPKIEKEMKRIVDENLEIERMEVTRDEAKALFKEIGDDLKPELIDDIPEGEQVTIYKQGEFMDLCRGVHVPSTSKIKAFKLLSISGAYWRGDSNNKQLQRIYGTAFEKQGQLDEHLRILEERKERDHRKLGKELDIFTVSQKVGQGLPLWLPKGATVRRMIERYIVDLEERLGYDHVYTPVLGSVDLYKTSGHLEHYQDDMFPIMEMDNEDLVLRPMNCPHHMMVYKNQLYSYRNLPVRIAELGTMHRHEMSGALAGLQRVRAMTLNDAHIFARPDQLKEEFIRVVKLVQHVYKDFGIDDYYFRLSYRDPEDKEKYIDNDEMWEKAQAMLKETMDDMDLEYVEADGEAAFYGPKLDVQVKTALGKDETLSTVQLDFHLPERFDLTYIGEDGKHHRPVVIHRGVVSTMERFVAFLIEEYKGAFPTWLAPVQTKIIPVSLDAHLNYAEEMADKLRYEGIRVEVDERDEKIGYKIRSAQTEKIPFTLVVGDAEIKDGSVNVRRYGEKDSESMSFDAFKSMIDAVIMNKEFTKR